In one Rhopalosiphum padi isolate XX-2018 chromosome 3, ASM2088224v1, whole genome shotgun sequence genomic region, the following are encoded:
- the LOC132924456 gene encoding uncharacterized protein LOC132924456 produces MVLMVPVSKLFVVIGVAALVTLTQSAAVVGNDKQQLLVDQLSEVEYGRCDDGPVINCRTLPLFNYTDLSPPPVGPDTAGDIQQDVNCPYKNLERHLRCVDVFTRRCLTPEQRGAFYSLYTVPTLDMQELCTEGGPYREEYLKHAACLRTVHTEYVQCGRRHQSELAALMLDQEQQTSTASPLTGAEQITQNLARLCGSFRGHLQCVHGIVRATCGQQTEEFASQFLSQMASSLLNICDKYANGAHGGVSRSPSSSAARTTGTTTTGLVALQTAIVMAFSFRRW; encoded by the exons GGTGACTTTGACGCAATCCGCCGCAGTCGTCGGCAACGACAAACAACAGCTGTTGGTTGATCAGCTGTCCGAAGTCGAGTATGGGCGCTGCGATGACGGTCCCGTGATCAACTGCCGTACGCTGCCGCTGTTTAACTACACTGACCTGTCACCACCGCCTGTTGGACCCGACACCGCCGGCGATATACAACAAGACGTCAATTGCCC GTACAAAAACTTGGAACGACATTTGCGTTGCGTGGACGTGTTCACTCGCCGGTGCTTAACGCCCGAACAACGGGGAGCCTTTTATTCGCTGTACACCGTCCCAACGTTGGACATGCAAGAGCTGTGCACCGAGGGCGGTCCTTACAGGGAAG AATACTTAAAACACGCCGCTTGCTTGCGCACAGTGCACACCGAGTACGTGCAGTGCGGACGTCGACACCAGTCCGAGTTGGCCGCCTTAATGCTGGATCAAGAGCAGCAAACTTCGACCGCGTCGCCATTAACCGGCGCCGAACAGATAACCCAGAACTTGGCCCGCCTGTGTGG ATCATTCAGAGGACATTTGCAATGCGTGCACGGTATTGTCCGGGCTACTTGTGGTCAACAGACCGAAGAGTTTGCTAGTCAGTTTCTCAGTCAAATGGCATCTTCACTTTTG AACATCTGTGACAAATACGCGAACGGCGCGCATGGCGGCGTGTCCCGATCACCGTCATCCAGCGCCGCCCGGACGACCGGAACCACAACCACGGGGTTGGTCGCTTTACAGACAGCGATCGTCATGGCATTTTCGTTCCGGCGATGGTGA